The following proteins come from a genomic window of Erpetoichthys calabaricus chromosome 18, fErpCal1.3, whole genome shotgun sequence:
- the LOC114668580 gene encoding chemerin-like receptor 1, producing the protein MSDYEDAYNDSYMSYENYSHYDEKGKVHDFPLDKVDQFGIIVAVLYTIIFLLGVSGNILVIWIAGFKMKKTVNTTWFLSLAAADFLFCLFIPFNAVYMASGHWHFGLALCKVISFVMFINMFSSIFTLTIISIDRFISVIFPVWAQNYRAPKTAFVVVVIIWCVSFLLSIPSLVFRQTISKREKISCFNNYGENKQKEKNMMIVLMIRFICGFVIPFLLITFCYVVIIFKLKKNHIAKSSKPFKIMGAIICSFFVCWVPYHIFTIIEIDHPKYNMNILNIGIQCSVLLASSNSFLNPLLYVFMGKDFKHKLRLSVISKMENAMSEDTHTMSRKFSKATLSSYDKASTAI; encoded by the coding sequence ATGAGTGATTATGAGGATGCCTACAATGACAGTTATATGTCGTATGAGAATTATTCGCATTATGATGAAAAGGGGAAAGTACACGACTTTCCTCTAGACAAGGTAGACCAATTCGGTATAATTGTAGCTGTGCTATATACCATCATCTTTCTATTGGGAGTCTCAGGAAATATTTTGGTCATCTGGATTGCGGGATTCAAGATGAAGAAGACCGTCAATACCACCTGGTTTCTGAGTTTGGCCGCTGCAGATTTCCTCTTCTGCTTATTCATTCCTTTTAATGCTGTATATATGGCCTCTGGCCACTGGCATTTTGGACTAGCTCTTTGCAAGGTGATCTCATTTGTAATGTTTATCAACATGTTTTCCAGCATTTTCACCCTGACAATCATCAGCATCGATCGCTTCATCTCAGTCATCTTCCCTGTGTGGGCCCAAAATTATCGTGCTCCAAAAACAGCCTTTGTGGTTGTGGTCATTATTTGGTGTGTTTCCTTTCTTTTAAGTATTCCTTCTCTTGTGTTTCGCCAAACTATTTCTAAACGTGAAAAAATAAGCTGCTTCAACAATTATGGGGAAAATAAGCAGAAAGAAAAGAACATGATGATTGTCCTTATGATCCGTTTCATCTGTGGCTTTGTAATTCCTTTTCTACTTATAACTTTTTGCTATGTTGTTATTATATTCAAACTGAAAAAGAACCACATTGCAAAATCTTCTAAGCCTTTCAAAATTATGGGAGCCAttatctgttctttttttgtttgttgggtTCCTTATCATATTTTCACCATCATAGAAATTGATCATCCAAAGTACAATATGAACATACTAAATATTGGAATACAATGTTCTGTACTTCTTGCTTCCAGCAACAGTTTCCTCAACCCTCTTCTCTACGTCTTTATGGGCAAAGATTTCAAGCACAAATTGCGACTGTCAGTTATCTCCAAGATGGAAAATGCAATGAGTGAAGATACGCATACCATGAGCAGGAAGTTTTCAAAAGCAACACTTTCATCTTATGATAAAGCATCTACTGCCATTTAA